The Desulfosoma sp. DNA window ACTTCCTGGTTGTGAATGACCTTGCGGACCGCCAGTTCCACTTTTTTCCCGCTGATGGTGTAAGGAATGTCCGGAACGGCAATGATCTTTGCGGGCACATGGCGCGGTGTCGTATTGATGCGAATGGCCGTTTTGATGCGGTTGATGAGGTCTTCGTCCAGCGTGCATCCGTCTCGAAGTTTTACAAACAAAATGACACGGACATCATTGTCCCAATCTTGGCCTACCACAAGGCTGTCCAGAACTTCCGGAATGGTTTCCACCTGACGATAGATTTCGGCCGTTCCAATGCGGACCCCGCCGGGATTCAGGGTGGCGTCCGAACGACCGTAAATGATGACGCCGCCGTGCTCCGTAATTTCAATGAAGTCTCCATGATGCCAAACGCCCGGAAAAGTGGAAAAGTAGGCGTCATGATACTTTTGGCCGTCGGGATCGTTCCAGAAATAGATGGGCATGGACGGTGCTGCCGCCGTGCATACCAATTCACCCTTTTCACCGATGACCGGTTTTCCGTCTTCGTTCCAGGCTTCCACCTTCATGCCCAGACCCCGACATTGCAATTCACCGGCATAGACCGGACCCATGGGGTTTCCTAAAGCAAAGCACGAAATAATGTCCGTACCGCCGGATATGGACGACAGACAAAGATCCGATTTGATGTCCCGATACACATACTCAAAACTCTCGATGGCCAAAGGGGAGCCTGTGGACAAAACGGCCTTGAGCGGCGTCAAGTCGTAGGATTCCTTCGGTTTGACACCGGCTTTTTCGACGGCCGCCAAATATTTGGCACTGGTTCCAAAGATGGTGATTTTTTCGTCTTGAGCCATCTGCCACATGGCTCCAGGGTCGGGATAGAAAGGAGAGCCGTCATAAAGGAGCACGCGGGCTCCCAGCATAAGGGAGCTCACTAGCCAGTTCCACATCATCCAGCCGCAGGTGGTGAAGTAAAAAATGGTGTCATCGCGAGTGAGATCCGTGTGGAGTTTGAGTTCCTTGAAGTGCTGAATGAGGGTTCCGACTGCGCCGTGAACGATGCATTTGGGAACGCCTGTGGTGCCCGAGGAGTACATAATGTAGAGTGGATGATTGGCGGGAACCTGGCGAAAATCCAGAGTAAGTCCCGATTCCTTGGCCATGAAATCCTGAAGAAGAACACCGTTTCGGACTCGGCCCGCATCGGGTTCCGAATGCATATAGGGCATGATCACCACCTTTTCGATGGTGGGAAGATCCTTCAAAATCTCATTGATACGTTCCAAGGAATCGAAGGTCTTGCCGTTGTATTGGTACCCATCGGCGGTGAAGAGGACGCGAGGTTGAATTTGACCGAATCGATCCAAAACCCCCTTGATTCCGAAATCAGGAGAACATGAAGACCAGACGGCCCCCAGACTCGTTGCCGCCAACATGGCGACGACCGTCTCCGTCATGTTGGGCACAAACCCCGCAACGCGATCCCCGGGCTGAATACCCATGGCTTTCAGGGAAGCCGCCAACCGGGCCACCTGGTCGTAAAGTTCCGCATAGGTGGTGTGCACTGTGGGGCGTCCTTCCCCTTTAAAACTGAGAGCGATCCGGTCATCGCGGTAACGCAAAAGGTTTTCCGCAAAATTCAGTTGGGCTCCTTCAAACCATCGGGCTCCCGGAAGCTTCTTCACATCGTCCACCACCTCGTCATAGCCGCGACTGACCACAAAGCCTGCATAGTCCCACAGCGTCGCCCAAAAGGTGGGAATGTCCTCAATGGACCAGCGATACAGATCGTCGTAGGAGCGAAACGTTTTGCTATGTTTTTCGTTCACATATTGCATAAAGTGATACATGTTCGTGCTGCGGATGCGCTCTTCGCTGGGTTGCCAAAGCAGTCGACTCATGAAAGCCTCCGTTTCCAATCAATGTGGTCCATTCCCAGTTGCCCACCAGTTCCTTCCATCCGCATGCCATCAGCTGAGAAGGCGGAGCGACATGAGATTCTGAGGCTTGATCGCGAGATCACGAGGTTTGACGGCCACGAATAGAAGCGCACCGTCATGCTACCAGGTTTTGCACGTGAACAAAAGTTAAAAATGGGCAAACACCACCCAGGTGCCTTAGAGTTCCGGGGGACCTGCGGGAATGAGGCAAAGGATGCGCAAGGGTTTATCGGAAGTGTTCTTAATTTGGTGGGTTTCATTGGGAGGGATAAAGACGGCGTCTCCCTGAGTGATAGGGACCCACTGTCCTTCTTTGTAAGCCGAGCCGTGCCCTTCATGGACAAAAATTTCGTGTTCCCAGTCATGGCTGTGCAAAGGGGTGTGTCCACCGGGGTTGATTTCAAAGAGGCGCATATAGAAACGTTGGGCGCCGTCCCGTGATCCGATGAGCACGCGGCCGGTGACGCCTCGAGCCGCTTCGTTGTCGAAAAAGGTTCCGGGAATGTCCTTGTAGGATTGAATCTTCATGGTCAAAACTCCTGGCGTTGAATTAAAGTCTTTGGGAAACTTGAATCTTACCCTTTCGCATTTAGATGTTTTGCGTGGCTGTGACAAGAACTTGTTTAGGGATCGTCGAGGGAAAGGGAAAACATGGGAGGGTTTTTCGGCCTAAGGACGCCGCGAAGTGTTCGACACGTGCATGTCAATATGCCTTGGGCCATGTTGCCCAAGTTTATGGAAGTGATTCGACAGGAGAGGTTTCATCTGGAACTGGGTTTTACGGGGGAAGATCTGGACCGTTTGGACTGGAAAGCTTTAGAAGGGACGGTGGCCCTGCTGAAGTCTTGGGGATGCCGACTGACGGTGCACGGACCATTTTGGGATTTGTGTGCGGGAAGTTGTGACTTCCTCATCCGTCAGGTGAGCCTTCTGCGATGGCATCAAATTTTCGATGTGGCGGCTCTCATTGGCCCGGCCCACATTGTCTGCCATACAGGGTATGATCCTCGACATCATCGCGAACAGAAGAGCGGCTGGATTCAGAGAGCTCTGGCGTTATGGGAGCCTCTGGTGGAGAGAGCTCATCGGCAGCATGTGTGTTTGTGTCTGGAGAATGTGTGGGAAGAGGATCCATCGGTTCACGAAGAAATTTTTTCTCGGCTGGATTCGCCGTATTTGGGGTTTTGTTTGGATGTGGGACATCAACACGCCTTTTCGCGAACGAGCCTGAGGGAATGGCTTGACGTTTTGAGCGGACGGCTTCTGGAAATCCATTTGCACGACAACGACGGCACTCGAGACGCCCATCTGCCCGTAGGCATGGGCACCATCAATTTTACCTTTCTTTTTGAAACACTTGTCCAAAAGGGGCGAAAACCTCTTTTGACGGTGGAACCGCATACCAGGGAGCATTTGTTAAAGACCTTGGTTAATTTAGATAAGATGCTTCCGGAAACGTGGATGCTTGAGCGCTGAAAAGGGGGCAAACATGGCGATTGTGGAAGTAAGTGTGGTTCCTTTAGGGACGGGCAAGACGAGCCTCAGCGATGAAGTGGCCGGTGCGGTCAAAATTTTAAGAGCCAGCGGCCTTTCTTACGAATTGACAGCCATGGGAACCATCATCTATGGAGATTTGGACAAGATCTTGGAAATCGTTCGAGCGATGCATGAAAGCTGTTTTCACAGGGGTGTGCAAAGGGTCCTGACCCAGATCAAGATTGACGATCGACGGGATCGCGCCGGCACACCGGCGGATAAAGTACGATCTGTTTTGGAAAAATTGAACGAGACGTCTTCATAAGGCATTGAGGTGGGGAAGACATGCGTGAACTTGTGTCTTATCTTGCAAAAGCTTTGGTGGATCATCCGGATAGGGTGGTCTTGGAAGAAAAAAGCAGCGGCGACACGGTACTCTTGGAATTGTCCGTGGCCCCTGAGGACATGGGCAAAGTGATCGGTAGAAGCGGCAAGACCATTGAGGCTTTAAGAACGGTGGTCCAGCTTGCGGCAAGCAGCGTAGGGAAAAAGTGCCGTTTAGAAGTTCTTGGCTGAAGTCGTTTGGGGTGATGCGGCAACGAACCCTTTGTGAAGAGGCGGAGGATAGGGCATGACCACACATTTCAGGGAACTGGCGGTGGAAGAGCTTCGAGCGATCGTGGACCCGAATGCTTTTCCCTTTGAACACACAGGGGTTCTCACCCCTTTGGAAGAAGGTGTCGTGGGCCAGGAACGGGCCATCGACGCCATTAAGTTCGGTATGGGCATGAAGGAGAAAGGCTACAACATCTTCATTGCCGGCCCCGCCAAAGCCGGACTCACCTACATCGCCCGCACTTTTTTGGAAGAACAGGCCAAAAAGGAACCCACACCGCCGGATTGGTGTTACGTCTATAATTTCAAGCAACCCGATGAGCCCAAGAGTCTTCGCCTGTCACCCGGCCGTGGCAAGGAACTCAAAAAGGACATGGAAGCCTTCATTCAGACACTTCAGGCCAAGATTCCCGAAGTGTTTGACAGTGACGATTACCGTGCCAAAGAGGCCGAAGTGCATCAGGGCTTTGAGCGAAGGCGGCGTCAGATCATCGACGAATTGTCCGAGATGGCTCGTGAGGAAGGCTTCATTTTGCAGTTTTCTCAGGTGGGCATGGTCATTATTCCGGCCAATAAGGAAGGTCAGCCCATGAGCCAGGAGGAGCTCACCGAGCTGAGCGATGAGGAAAAGAAAGCTCTGCGCGAGAAAAGTGATGAGCTTCAGGAAAAGATGAAGGCGGCCATCAAACGCATTCGTCAGGCAGAAGCCGAATTCAAAGAAAAGCACGCCAAGCTCGATAATGAAATCGCCATGTTCGTCGTCGGTCAACTGCTGGAACATTATCTGGAAAAATATCAAGATGAACCCGGCGTTCTGGAATACTTGAAGGCCGTTCAGGAAGATATTCTTGAAAATATCGAAGAATTCAAGAAAAAACCTGAAGGCCAGCAACAGATGGGCCCCTTTCCCATGCCGCCTCGTGAAGCGGCCATGCGCCGTTACGATGTCAATGTGCTTATCGACAATTCAGAAACCCAGGGGGCTCCAGTAGTCATCGAATCCAACCCGGCTTACCCCAACCTTTTCGGAAGCATTGAAAGACAGGCTTGGTTCGGGGCTTTGTTCACGGATTTCACCATGATCAAACCAGGAGCTTTGCACCGAGCCAACGGCGGTTACCTGGTCATGAAGGCCCTGGACCTTCTTAAATGGTACCTTTCCTGGGAAGCCATCAAGAGGGCCCTGCGCGACGGGGTGATCAAGATTGAAGATCTCGGGGAACTTTACGGTATTTTTAGCACACGTACCATTCGTCCGGAACCTATTCCCATGGACGTGAAGATCGTACTCACCGGCGATCCGTACCTCTATTACCTCATGTATATCTACGACGACCGGTTTCAGAAACTTTTCAAAGTGAAAGCCCATCTCGACGACCGCATGGATCACAAGGAAGATGCCGTCCTT harbors:
- a CDS encoding acetoacetate--CoA ligase; its protein translation is MSRLLWQPSEERIRSTNMYHFMQYVNEKHSKTFRSYDDLYRWSIEDIPTFWATLWDYAGFVVSRGYDEVVDDVKKLPGARWFEGAQLNFAENLLRYRDDRIALSFKGEGRPTVHTTYAELYDQVARLAASLKAMGIQPGDRVAGFVPNMTETVVAMLAATSLGAVWSSCSPDFGIKGVLDRFGQIQPRVLFTADGYQYNGKTFDSLERINEILKDLPTIEKVVIMPYMHSEPDAGRVRNGVLLQDFMAKESGLTLDFRQVPANHPLYIMYSSGTTGVPKCIVHGAVGTLIQHFKELKLHTDLTRDDTIFYFTTCGWMMWNWLVSSLMLGARVLLYDGSPFYPDPGAMWQMAQDEKITIFGTSAKYLAAVEKAGVKPKESYDLTPLKAVLSTGSPLAIESFEYVYRDIKSDLCLSSISGGTDIISCFALGNPMGPVYAGELQCRGLGMKVEAWNEDGKPVIGEKGELVCTAAAPSMPIYFWNDPDGQKYHDAYFSTFPGVWHHGDFIEITEHGGVIIYGRSDATLNPGGVRIGTAEIYRQVETIPEVLDSLVVGQDWDNDVRVILFVKLRDGCTLDEDLINRIKTAIRINTTPRHVPAKIIAVPDIPYTISGKKVELAVRKVIHNQEVKNKDALANPEALEYYKNLPELAS
- a CDS encoding cupin domain-containing protein, with the translated sequence MKIQSYKDIPGTFFDNEAARGVTGRVLIGSRDGAQRFYMRLFEINPGGHTPLHSHDWEHEIFVHEGHGSAYKEGQWVPITQGDAVFIPPNETHQIKNTSDKPLRILCLIPAGPPEL
- a CDS encoding sugar phosphate isomerase/epimerase family protein translates to MGGFFGLRTPRSVRHVHVNMPWAMLPKFMEVIRQERFHLELGFTGEDLDRLDWKALEGTVALLKSWGCRLTVHGPFWDLCAGSCDFLIRQVSLLRWHQIFDVAALIGPAHIVCHTGYDPRHHREQKSGWIQRALALWEPLVERAHRQHVCLCLENVWEEDPSVHEEIFSRLDSPYLGFCLDVGHQHAFSRTSLREWLDVLSGRLLEIHLHDNDGTRDAHLPVGMGTINFTFLFETLVQKGRKPLLTVEPHTREHLLKTLVNLDKMLPETWMLER
- a CDS encoding MTH1187 family thiamine-binding protein, whose product is MAIVEVSVVPLGTGKTSLSDEVAGAVKILRASGLSYELTAMGTIIYGDLDKILEIVRAMHESCFHRGVQRVLTQIKIDDRRDRAGTPADKVRSVLEKLNETSS
- a CDS encoding KH domain-containing protein gives rise to the protein MRELVSYLAKALVDHPDRVVLEEKSSGDTVLLELSVAPEDMGKVIGRSGKTIEALRTVVQLAASSVGKKCRLEVLG
- a CDS encoding AAA family ATPase, which produces MTTHFRELAVEELRAIVDPNAFPFEHTGVLTPLEEGVVGQERAIDAIKFGMGMKEKGYNIFIAGPAKAGLTYIARTFLEEQAKKEPTPPDWCYVYNFKQPDEPKSLRLSPGRGKELKKDMEAFIQTLQAKIPEVFDSDDYRAKEAEVHQGFERRRRQIIDELSEMAREEGFILQFSQVGMVIIPANKEGQPMSQEELTELSDEEKKALREKSDELQEKMKAAIKRIRQAEAEFKEKHAKLDNEIAMFVVGQLLEHYLEKYQDEPGVLEYLKAVQEDILENIEEFKKKPEGQQQMGPFPMPPREAAMRRYDVNVLIDNSETQGAPVVIESNPAYPNLFGSIERQAWFGALFTDFTMIKPGALHRANGGYLVMKALDLLKWYLSWEAIKRALRDGVIKIEDLGELYGIFSTRTIRPEPIPMDVKIVLTGDPYLYYLMYIYDDRFQKLFKVKAHLDDRMDHKEDAVLQCARMISRFCEENKIRHLDRTGVARVLEYSMEVTGDRDKLSLELGDISDLLREANYFAALDNSEFIKREHVHQAVQKRIYRANLIEERVKELVKKDIFWVETSGAKVGQVNGLSVLMTGDHEFGKPNRITATVSVGREGVVAIERESKLSGNIHTKGVMILTSFLKERFAHNKPISLTATLCFEQSYGMVDGDSASSTELYAILSALSGVPIKQGIAVTGSVSQKGEIQPVGGVTQKIEAFFDICAHKGLTGDQGVIIPEKNVRNLMLKQEVLDAVKEGKFHIWPVSRIEEGIEILTGVPAGELQPDGTYPEGTIFRKADDRLKEIAEIVKKFGKDENGGTKSSDEGSGGGCPTCDR